A part of Ktedonobacterales bacterium genomic DNA contains:
- a CDS encoding tetratricopeptide repeat protein, whose product MTQAQFHSEEKIRLRKQLIEQAIKLALQSHWEEAVATNRTLLSQFPHDPEALNRLGKALSELGQYAEAKKAYAEALEINPSNMIARKNLERLSHLSNEVDDHVPSGATERIDPRLFIEETGKTGFSRLVNIAPPEVLAKLTSGDQVYFHVDGRTLYVRNARGEDIGQVEPRLANRLINFMEGGNQYAAAITDLTERQVRIIVREIYQHPNMLGRVSFPAQGTGETIRPYIKDSVLRYDRDDDEDFGEDGDYSGEGDKEPEDIPEIDFEETDTGDME is encoded by the coding sequence ATGACCCAAGCGCAATTTCACTCTGAGGAAAAGATCAGGCTGCGTAAGCAACTGATCGAGCAGGCGATTAAGCTTGCTTTGCAGAGCCACTGGGAGGAGGCTGTAGCGACCAACAGGACGCTCCTGAGCCAGTTTCCTCATGACCCAGAGGCGCTGAATCGATTGGGGAAGGCTCTCAGTGAACTTGGGCAGTATGCCGAGGCGAAAAAGGCGTATGCGGAGGCGCTGGAGATTAATCCATCCAACATGATTGCGCGCAAGAATCTGGAACGCCTCTCGCACCTGAGCAATGAAGTTGACGACCATGTCCCATCGGGGGCGACTGAGCGGATTGATCCCCGGCTGTTTATCGAGGAAACGGGCAAAACCGGCTTTTCCCGGCTGGTGAACATTGCCCCACCTGAAGTGTTGGCGAAATTGACTTCGGGGGATCAGGTCTATTTCCATGTTGATGGGCGTACACTCTATGTGCGCAACGCGCGCGGCGAGGACATCGGGCAGGTTGAGCCTCGATTAGCAAATCGTCTGATCAACTTTATGGAGGGTGGCAATCAATATGCTGCCGCGATTACGGACCTGACCGAGCGCCAGGTGCGGATCATTGTACGGGAAATCTATCAGCATCCCAATATGCTTGGGCGAGTGAGCTTCCCAGCCCAGGGGACCGGCGAGACCATCCGTCCCTACATCAAGGATAGCGTCTTGCGTTATGATCGTGATGATGATGAGGACTTTGGGGAGGACGGCGACTACAGCGGGGAAGGCGACAAGGAACCCGAAGACATCCCGGAGATCGATTTTGAAGAAACCGATACCGGTGATATGGAATAA
- the miaB gene encoding tRNA (N6-isopentenyl adenosine(37)-C2)-methylthiotransferase MiaB, whose product MSVANIARGKYHIWTVGCQMNQADSQRVATILDGLGWEEAPSMEQANLVILNTCSVRAAPEQRAHGQLSLLGHAKKKRADLLVGMMGCMIGNQKTVDSLKQRYPMVDLFFKVEHADVLPQFLEDRWTPLATGDGCVDMERAQPAFATQLSRTLTVLPMAAPMRPGEREAHYPLQITSNKGPTAWLPVILGCNKVCSYCIVPYRRGRERSRPLSELLEEARHLVDAGARELTLLGQTVEAYGLDLPDQEADLGDLMAELSEIDGLERIRFMTSYPRHMTDKMIRQMAALPKVCEHVNIPVQSGDDVMLQRMRRGYTLEEYRTLIKKLRDWWPEVSLSTDVIVGFCGETAEEFQHTLDLLAEIRFDVVHVAAYSTRPGTLADKWEDDVSLAEKKRRLHLVEELQEGIARELNEPYVGRVEGILLEEQVEQHGLIQWKGRTRTNKLVFFPDTRVDGQTALAQGEIVPVHIERATAWSLQGCVGAV is encoded by the coding sequence ATGAGCGTGGCAAACATCGCACGAGGAAAATACCATATCTGGACGGTTGGCTGCCAGATGAATCAGGCCGATTCGCAGCGCGTTGCCACCATTCTCGATGGGCTTGGCTGGGAAGAAGCGCCCTCGATGGAGCAGGCGAATCTGGTCATCTTAAATACGTGCAGCGTCCGCGCTGCTCCGGAGCAGCGCGCACACGGCCAACTTTCATTGTTGGGGCATGCCAAAAAGAAGCGCGCTGATCTACTGGTCGGGATGATGGGCTGCATGATCGGCAATCAAAAAACGGTAGATAGCCTCAAGCAGCGCTACCCGATGGTGGACCTTTTCTTTAAGGTCGAACACGCGGATGTTTTGCCGCAGTTTTTGGAAGATCGCTGGACCCCGCTGGCGACGGGCGATGGCTGTGTGGATATGGAGCGCGCGCAGCCTGCTTTCGCTACGCAGTTGAGCCGAACGCTAACGGTTCTGCCTATGGCCGCGCCCATGCGCCCAGGCGAACGCGAGGCGCACTATCCGCTCCAGATTACATCGAACAAGGGACCGACAGCGTGGCTGCCAGTTATTCTAGGGTGTAATAAGGTCTGCTCCTACTGTATCGTACCCTATCGGCGAGGGCGCGAGCGCAGCCGCCCACTTTCGGAGTTGCTGGAAGAGGCGCGGCATCTCGTTGACGCTGGCGCGCGCGAGCTAACGCTGCTGGGGCAGACGGTTGAGGCGTATGGGCTGGATTTGCCCGATCAGGAGGCCGACTTGGGCGATCTGATGGCTGAACTCAGCGAGATTGATGGCCTGGAGCGCATTCGCTTTATGACCTCGTATCCCAGGCATATGACGGATAAGATGATTCGCCAGATGGCTGCTTTGCCCAAGGTCTGCGAGCATGTCAATATCCCGGTGCAATCTGGCGATGATGTGATGTTGCAGCGGATGCGGCGCGGCTATACCCTGGAGGAGTATCGCACGCTTATCAAGAAGCTGCGCGACTGGTGGCCGGAGGTGTCGCTGTCAACCGATGTGATTGTGGGCTTCTGTGGTGAGACTGCTGAAGAGTTTCAGCATACGCTGGACCTGCTGGCGGAAATACGCTTCGATGTGGTGCATGTGGCGGCCTATTCGACGCGCCCTGGAACGCTGGCGGATAAATGGGAAGACGATGTGTCGCTGGCGGAGAAAAAGCGCCGCCTGCATCTGGTGGAGGAGTTGCAGGAGGGGATCGCGCGCGAACTCAATGAGCCATATGTGGGCCGTGTCGAGGGCATTTTGCTTGAGGAGCAGGTTGAGCAGCATGGCCTTATCCAATGGAAGGGGCGAACACGCACGAATAAGCTGGTCTTTTTCCCCGATACGCGAGTGGATGGGCAGACCGCCCTGGCGCAGGGAGAGATTGTGCCTGTCCACATTGAACGCGCGACGGCGTGGTCCTTGCAAGGTTGCGTGGGCGCGGTATAA
- a CDS encoding CehA/McbA family metallohydrolase codes for MENERPEAPALLGRADIHMHTNLGDGTASPARVIAEAERRRLDVIAITDHDHLEGFKRVADLLEKSGSSLGVIPGIEVTTRQGHLLGLFVQRPIKMLRSVEWSIDAIKAQGGLIIIPHPMGRLVPSLNRRKIEELLERGFALDGIEVYNPSPANRSQRQEVLKLNVGWGLAQTGGSDAHFWQHIGSGYTTFAGKTAEEFQAALQAKTTAAGGQEKPPERLPIAALAGQCAWSWFVDPPRKIARMVRAPASP; via the coding sequence GTGGAGAACGAAAGACCGGAAGCCCCAGCACTGCTGGGGAGGGCCGATATTCATATGCACACGAATCTGGGCGACGGCACAGCCAGCCCTGCCAGGGTTATTGCCGAGGCAGAGCGGCGGCGGCTCGATGTGATCGCCATTACCGATCATGACCACCTCGAAGGCTTCAAGCGCGTGGCCGATTTGCTGGAAAAGTCAGGCAGTTCGCTGGGCGTCATTCCGGGGATTGAAGTGACGACTCGCCAGGGGCATCTGTTGGGGCTGTTCGTGCAGCGCCCGATCAAGATGCTGCGCTCGGTGGAGTGGAGCATTGATGCCATCAAGGCGCAAGGAGGGCTGATCATCATCCCTCATCCAATGGGCCGTCTGGTACCCAGCTTGAACCGCAGAAAGATCGAGGAACTGCTGGAGCGCGGTTTTGCTCTTGATGGGATTGAGGTGTATAATCCCTCGCCTGCCAATCGCTCGCAGCGCCAGGAGGTGTTGAAGCTGAACGTTGGCTGGGGGCTGGCCCAGACGGGGGGCAGCGATGCGCACTTCTGGCAGCATATCGGCAGCGGCTATACTACGTTTGCCGGAAAGACGGCGGAAGAGTTTCAAGCGGCGCTGCAGGCGAAAACGACCGCCGCGGGTGGGCAAGAAAAACCGCCAGAGCGGCTTCCTATAGCCGCTCTGGCGGGCCAGTGCGCCTGGAGTTGGTTCGTCGATCCCCCACGCAAGATTGCTCGCATGGTGCGGGCGCCTGCCTCTCCATAG
- a CDS encoding serine/threonine-protein kinase, translated as MKDDLIGARIGHYIIQEPLGQGGMARVYKGYQEHLDRTVAIKVLPSYYAADPNFVNRFKLEAQAMARLSHPSIVTVHDAGEQDGRLYIVMAYMSGGTLKNQMDHLMELVEALPVARQIAEALQYAHERSIIHRDVKPVNVLLDGDGRAVLSDFGIAKVMESAEHHLTRPGAGVGTPEYMSPEQCRGSGVSPRSDIYALGVMLYEMLTGRTPFQADNYTALAHAHIYEPVPPPTLFNPRISAPVQAVILRALAKEPAQRFQHATDLATALEYAASGSSTGGTGEMVGQFTSETNGVRQTTVLICPQCGTMSKPQMRFCRRCGQGLSGIEPRSVTVAPSGVGRSGSYSKLGSWAQICQVCQAPNAPVSKFCTKCGNRLPGTSVESGAVMLTCAACGMQNLPGRNFCTRCGRQLARL; from the coding sequence TTGAAGGATGATTTAATCGGCGCACGGATCGGGCATTACATCATTCAGGAGCCGCTGGGGCAGGGCGGGATGGCGCGCGTCTATAAAGGCTATCAGGAACATCTTGACCGCACAGTTGCTATCAAGGTGCTGCCGAGCTATTACGCAGCCGACCCCAACTTTGTCAATCGCTTCAAGTTAGAAGCCCAGGCAATGGCTCGCCTTTCGCATCCCAGCATCGTGACGGTGCATGATGCTGGTGAGCAAGATGGCCGCCTGTATATTGTTATGGCCTATATGAGCGGCGGCACTCTGAAGAACCAGATGGATCATCTGATGGAACTGGTGGAAGCCTTGCCGGTGGCCCGCCAGATTGCTGAGGCGCTCCAGTATGCTCATGAGCGTTCGATTATCCACCGCGATGTCAAGCCGGTCAATGTGCTGCTTGATGGGGATGGCCGGGCGGTTCTGAGCGATTTTGGCATTGCTAAGGTGATGGAAAGCGCCGAGCATCATCTGACGCGCCCTGGGGCTGGGGTGGGTACGCCCGAATATATGTCGCCAGAGCAGTGTCGCGGGAGCGGTGTCTCGCCGCGCAGCGACATCTATGCCCTGGGGGTGATGCTTTATGAGATGCTGACGGGGCGTACCCCGTTTCAGGCCGATAACTATACTGCCCTGGCCCATGCCCATATTTACGAGCCGGTGCCGCCGCCCACGCTCTTTAACCCACGCATCTCAGCGCCAGTGCAGGCGGTTATCCTGCGGGCATTGGCAAAAGAACCCGCGCAGCGCTTTCAACACGCGACGGACCTGGCGACGGCTTTGGAGTATGCCGCCAGTGGGAGCAGCACCGGCGGAACTGGAGAGATGGTGGGGCAGTTCACCAGCGAAACAAATGGTGTCCGGCAAACCACCGTGCTGATTTGCCCACAGTGCGGCACGATGAGCAAACCACAGATGCGCTTCTGTCGGCGCTGCGGCCAGGGCTTGAGCGGGATTGAGCCGCGTTCTGTGACCGTCGCTCCTTCAGGGGTGGGACGCTCAGGAAGCTACTCGAAGTTAGGGTCGTGGGCGCAGATTTGCCAGGTGTGCCAGGCGCCAAATGCGCCAGTCAGCAAGTTTTGCACCAAATGCGGCAACCGCTTGCCAGGGACATCCGTAGAGAGTGGCGCTGTCATGCTCACCTGCGCGGCCTGTGGTATGCAGAACCTGCCGGGGCGCAATTTCTGTACACGCTGCGGGCGCCAACTTGCCCGCCTATAA
- the larE gene encoding ATP-dependent sacrificial sulfur transferase LarE: protein MMSAVSTNAAAREALPPEIAQKYQRLRAILADLGSVLVAYSGGVDSTLLLKVASDVLGERAVGVIATSPAYEDAETVEALRNAEAMGVRIMQIETHEMENERYVANGLDRCYHCKHELFTRLVPLARELGMRVIAYGLNQDDLGDFRPGQRAAREFGVHGPLQEAGLVKDEIRAIARYLGVQVWDKPALACYSSRIPYGTPVTIEALQKVGRAERLLRALGFRQVRVRHHDTIARIEVSRTDFPRLIEEGINRQIVEGFKAIGYAYVTLDLQGYRSGSMNELHRKRPARELKISRSSEE, encoded by the coding sequence ATGATGTCAGCGGTTTCAACTAATGCAGCGGCGCGTGAAGCGTTACCACCTGAGATTGCGCAGAAATATCAGCGTTTGCGCGCTATTCTGGCCGATCTGGGGTCGGTGCTGGTAGCCTATTCTGGTGGTGTAGATAGCACGCTGCTGCTGAAAGTAGCCTCGGATGTGTTGGGTGAGCGCGCGGTGGGCGTGATTGCTACTTCACCTGCTTATGAAGATGCGGAGACTGTTGAGGCGCTGCGCAATGCGGAGGCAATGGGCGTTCGTATCATGCAGATAGAGACGCATGAGATGGAAAACGAGCGCTATGTGGCGAATGGCCTGGATCGCTGCTATCATTGCAAGCATGAACTGTTTACCAGGCTGGTTCCATTGGCGCGGGAACTGGGGATGCGAGTTATTGCCTATGGTCTGAACCAGGATGATCTGGGCGACTTTCGCCCTGGGCAGCGCGCGGCCCGCGAGTTTGGGGTGCATGGGCCGCTGCAAGAGGCTGGTCTGGTGAAGGATGAGATTCGGGCCATTGCGCGGTATTTGGGGGTGCAGGTGTGGGATAAGCCCGCCCTCGCCTGTTACTCCTCGCGTATCCCTTATGGGACGCCGGTCACAATCGAGGCGCTGCAAAAAGTGGGGCGTGCCGAACGTCTGCTGCGCGCCCTCGGCTTTCGGCAGGTGCGCGTGCGTCATCATGATACCATTGCGCGCATTGAAGTGAGCAGGACTGATTTTCCACGATTGATCGAGGAAGGGATCAACCGTCAAATTGTTGAAGGCTTCAAGGCTATTGGGTATGCGTATGTCACCCTGGACCTCCAGGGATATCGTTCCGGCAGCATGAACGAACTACATCGCAAGCGTCCGGCGCGGGAGCTAAAAATCAGCCGTTCATCAGAGGAATAA